One Kitasatospora sp. NBC_01287 DNA window includes the following coding sequences:
- a CDS encoding FtsX-like permease family protein produces the protein MKRGGALGTVVRSGVGRRRSQTLVTVLVTMVAVVSAVVAGSLLAAASAPFDHAFARQRGAHLVVRLDAGAVGAAQLAATGRLPGVTAVAGPYPATTLTPVLDNGQPGPQLFTVGRPSAAGGGVDELSLSAGRWASAPGEIVVSTDYTGPEFAVGTTVRTTSGAALTVVGLASSVSGTAQAWTTPTGLDALRGPGGAAQQQELYRFAAAGTQAQVDADRAELAGALPPGALLGTQSYLDAKLAADENARSIAPFLLAFGGLGLVMSVIIVASVVSGAVGSGMRRIGILKALGFTPGQVVRAYVAQALLPAALGTLLGLVGGNLLATPLLGDAQEAYGSASSTVAWWVDPAVGGAALLVVALAALVPALRAGRLRTVDAIAVGRAPRTGRGQWAHRLAARLPVPRPVSYGLAGPFARPVRTAALVAVVAFSTAAATFAGGLTSSANAIGRSREVDSGYAVTVDPMVSPHPAAPGQADGAQQLPVPLSAAQDAMVVAAIQAQPGTAGYYGTNGVQATVSGVAGPVQTMLYTGDSLASGYDMLAGHWLTGPGQVVAPQHFLTSTGHRVGDTLTLTSQGSSVSAVIVGESFNAGQGGVELSADLPAFLTGPQAPAIWGYHVALKPGVPIASYLGGLNAALAPLGVRGTPRQVATPNMVVMVDAMTALLTLMLLVVAGLGVLNAVVLDTRERVRDLGVCKALGMTPGQVTAMVLTSVAGIGLVGGILGVPGGIALHDLILPMVGHGMDSALPTQVTDVYHAPELGLLGLGGVVIAMLGALLPAGWAARARTATALRTE, from the coding sequence ATGAAGCGCGGCGGCGCCCTCGGCACGGTGGTCCGCTCCGGGGTGGGGCGGCGGCGGTCGCAGACCCTGGTGACGGTGCTGGTCACCATGGTCGCGGTGGTCTCGGCGGTGGTCGCGGGCTCGCTCCTGGCGGCCGCCTCGGCGCCGTTCGACCACGCCTTCGCCCGGCAGCGCGGCGCGCACCTGGTCGTCCGGCTCGACGCCGGGGCGGTGGGCGCCGCGCAACTGGCCGCCACCGGGCGGCTGCCCGGGGTGACGGCGGTCGCCGGGCCCTACCCCGCGACCACCCTCACCCCGGTGCTGGACAACGGCCAACCCGGGCCGCAGCTCTTCACGGTCGGGCGGCCGAGCGCCGCCGGTGGAGGCGTCGACGAGCTGAGCCTGTCGGCCGGTCGCTGGGCGAGCGCGCCGGGGGAGATCGTGGTATCGACGGACTACACCGGTCCGGAGTTCGCCGTCGGCACCACCGTGCGGACCACCTCGGGCGCCGCGCTGACCGTGGTCGGCCTCGCCTCCTCGGTGAGCGGGACCGCTCAGGCCTGGACCACGCCGACCGGCCTCGACGCGCTGCGCGGCCCGGGCGGCGCGGCGCAGCAGCAGGAGCTCTACCGGTTCGCCGCGGCCGGCACCCAGGCGCAGGTCGACGCCGACCGGGCCGAGCTGGCCGGCGCGCTGCCGCCCGGCGCGCTGCTGGGCACCCAGTCCTATCTGGACGCCAAGCTGGCCGCCGACGAGAACGCGCGGTCGATCGCCCCGTTCCTGCTGGCCTTCGGCGGGCTCGGGCTGGTCATGTCGGTGATCATCGTGGCCAGTGTGGTCAGCGGCGCGGTCGGCTCCGGCATGCGGCGGATCGGCATCCTCAAGGCACTCGGCTTCACCCCGGGCCAGGTGGTGCGCGCCTATGTGGCCCAGGCACTGCTGCCGGCGGCGCTGGGCACGCTGCTCGGGCTGGTGGGCGGCAACCTGCTGGCCACGCCGCTGCTGGGTGACGCCCAGGAGGCGTACGGCTCGGCCTCGTCGACGGTGGCCTGGTGGGTCGACCCGGCGGTCGGGGGCGCCGCGCTGCTGGTGGTCGCGCTGGCCGCGCTGGTGCCCGCGCTGCGGGCCGGGCGGCTGCGCACGGTGGACGCGATCGCGGTGGGGCGGGCCCCGCGCACCGGCCGCGGGCAGTGGGCGCACCGCCTGGCGGCCCGGCTGCCGGTGCCGCGTCCCGTCTCCTACGGCCTGGCCGGGCCGTTCGCCCGCCCGGTGCGCACCGCCGCGCTGGTGGCGGTGGTGGCGTTCAGTACCGCCGCCGCGACCTTCGCCGGCGGGCTGACCTCCTCGGCGAACGCGATCGGCCGCTCCCGGGAGGTCGACAGCGGGTACGCGGTCACCGTCGACCCGATGGTCTCCCCGCACCCTGCCGCCCCCGGTCAGGCAGACGGGGCTCAGCAGTTGCCCGTGCCCCTGAGCGCCGCGCAGGACGCCATGGTGGTGGCCGCGATCCAGGCCCAGCCGGGCACCGCCGGCTACTACGGCACCAACGGCGTGCAGGCCACCGTCTCCGGGGTCGCCGGCCCCGTCCAGACCATGCTCTACACCGGTGACTCGCTCGCCTCCGGCTACGACATGCTCGCCGGGCACTGGCTGACCGGCCCGGGGCAGGTGGTCGCGCCGCAGCACTTCCTGACCAGCACCGGCCACCGGGTCGGCGACACGCTCACCCTGACCTCGCAGGGCAGCAGCGTCTCGGCGGTGATCGTCGGCGAGTCGTTCAACGCGGGCCAGGGCGGGGTGGAGCTCAGCGCCGACCTGCCCGCCTTCCTGACCGGCCCCCAGGCACCGGCGATCTGGGGCTACCACGTCGCGCTGAAGCCCGGCGTCCCGATCGCCTCCTACCTGGGCGGGCTGAACGCGGCGCTGGCTCCGCTCGGGGTCCGCGGCACCCCGCGCCAGGTGGCGACCCCGAACATGGTGGTCATGGTGGACGCGATGACGGCGCTGCTCACCCTGATGCTGCTGGTGGTCGCCGGGCTCGGGGTGCTCAACGCGGTGGTGCTGGACACCCGGGAGCGGGTGCGCGACCTCGGCGTCTGCAAGGCACTCGGCATGACGCCTGGTCAGGTGACCGCGATGGTGCTCACCTCGGTGGCCGGGATCGGCCTGGTCGGCGGGATCCTCGGGGTGCCCGGCGGGATCGCGCTGCACGACCTGATCCTGCCGATGGTCGGGCACGGCATGGACAGCGCCCTGCCCACCCAGGTCACCGACGTCTACCACGCCCCGGAGCTGGGCCTGCTGGGGCTGGGTGGCGTGGTGATCGCGATGCTCGGCGCGCTGCTGCCGGCCGGCTGGGCGGCCAGGGCCCGGACGGCGACGGCGTTGCGCACCGAGTAG
- a CDS encoding Lrp/AsnC family transcriptional regulator codes for MDLDTFDDLDRQLVHALQLNARAPFSRIAAVLGVSDQTVARRYTRLRGAGWIRVLGLTDPEALGEVRWHVRVQCTPDAAGTVAEALARREDTVWVLLSSGGTEINCSTRAHPAQPDHSLLLQRLPRTPSVVGVTAHCVMHTFFGGSLSLVMKSGSLTAEQVAALGPGAPVERPSGPPPVLDEADRLLLDALALDGRAPLAELAGATGWSASTVRRRMDELEACGVLYFDLDVDWRIFGVYTATTLWLSVAPAELAATGAALATHPEVAYACATTGPTNLHAAVLTKDIQSLYTYLTTRIASLPAVRQVETAPTMRVVKGPGPFPLPPRRR; via the coding sequence ATGGATCTCGACACCTTCGACGACCTGGACCGGCAACTCGTCCACGCCCTGCAGCTGAACGCCCGCGCGCCGTTCAGCCGGATCGCGGCGGTGCTCGGCGTCTCCGACCAGACCGTGGCCCGCCGCTACACCCGGCTGCGCGGCGCGGGCTGGATCCGGGTGCTGGGCCTGACCGACCCGGAGGCGCTGGGTGAGGTGCGCTGGCACGTGCGGGTGCAGTGCACCCCGGACGCCGCCGGCACCGTCGCCGAGGCGCTGGCCCGCCGCGAGGACACCGTCTGGGTGCTGCTCAGCTCGGGCGGCACCGAGATCAACTGCTCCACCCGCGCCCACCCGGCGCAGCCCGACCACTCGCTGCTGCTGCAGCGGCTGCCGCGCACCCCGAGCGTGGTCGGCGTCACCGCGCACTGCGTGATGCACACCTTCTTCGGCGGATCGCTCAGCCTGGTGATGAAGTCCGGCTCGCTGACCGCCGAGCAGGTCGCGGCGCTGGGCCCCGGGGCGCCCGTCGAGCGACCCTCGGGCCCGCCACCGGTGCTGGACGAGGCGGACCGGCTGCTGCTGGACGCGCTGGCCCTGGACGGCCGGGCGCCGCTGGCCGAACTGGCCGGCGCCACCGGCTGGTCGGCCAGCACGGTGCGGCGCCGGATGGACGAGCTGGAGGCCTGCGGGGTCCTCTACTTCGACCTGGACGTGGACTGGCGGATCTTCGGCGTGTACACCGCGACCACCCTGTGGCTCTCCGTCGCCCCGGCCGAACTCGCGGCCACCGGCGCCGCGCTGGCCACCCACCCGGAGGTGGCCTACGCCTGCGCGACCACCGGGCCGACCAACCTGCACGCCGCGGTGCTCACCAAGGACATCCAGTCCCTCTACACCTACCTGACCACCCGGATCGCCTCGCTGCCCGCGGTCCGCCAGGTGGAGACCGCCCCGACCATGCGGGTGGTCAAGGGCCCGGGCCCGTTCCCGCTGCCACCGCGACGTCGCTAG
- a CDS encoding MFS transporter, which produces MRKWIPLAAICLGAFMLLVDVSIVNVALPKMSTDLHSSFTSLQWVVDIYALVLAALLMALGSLGDRLGHRRLYLGGLVVFAAASLTCALAPDAATLIASRAAQGVGGAAMMTSTTALLNGAYQGRDRGTAFGVWGAVNGAAAAVGPVLGGLLTDQFGWRSIFMVNVPVAVLALAMTLGYLKGGAGAARGRLDLLGAVSFTAFAGALTYGLIESGDKGWGSAMVLGPIAVGVLALLVFVLAELRAGRSGQPLLDLGLLRNRTFLGLTLAGLLLTAAAFAQLTYTSLWLQQVLDLSPLDAGLAVCPLALAAFVVALVSGKVMHRFAPQLPIGVGLLLIGGGTLLLGLVSAGSGWAALLPGLLVTGVGVGMSTPLLMSTALAAVPRERAGMASGAINTARQLGYALGIALLGTIFQNRVREFTGHAVGRPDLHAAFAAGLDRVFLIAGCTGLVAGVLVLALVRRTPPPAWAAAPAQAAPTDAVAAARS; this is translated from the coding sequence GTGCGCAAGTGGATACCCCTGGCGGCGATCTGCCTGGGCGCGTTCATGCTGCTGGTCGACGTCAGCATCGTGAACGTGGCGCTGCCCAAGATGTCGACCGACCTGCACTCCTCCTTCACCTCCCTGCAGTGGGTGGTGGACATCTACGCCCTGGTGCTGGCCGCGCTGCTGATGGCGCTCGGCTCGCTGGGCGACCGGCTCGGCCACCGCCGGCTCTACCTCGGCGGCCTGGTCGTCTTCGCCGCCGCCTCGCTGACCTGCGCGCTGGCGCCCGACGCGGCCACCCTGATCGCCTCCCGGGCGGCCCAGGGGGTGGGCGGCGCCGCGATGATGACCTCGACCACCGCGCTGCTCAACGGCGCCTACCAGGGCCGCGACCGGGGCACCGCGTTCGGCGTCTGGGGCGCGGTCAACGGCGCGGCGGCGGCCGTCGGGCCGGTGCTCGGCGGGCTGCTCACCGACCAGTTCGGCTGGCGCTCGATCTTCATGGTCAACGTCCCGGTGGCGGTGCTCGCGCTGGCGATGACCCTGGGCTACCTCAAGGGCGGCGCGGGCGCGGCGCGCGGGCGGCTCGACCTGCTCGGCGCGGTCAGCTTCACCGCCTTCGCCGGCGCGCTGACCTACGGGCTGATCGAGAGCGGCGACAAGGGCTGGGGCAGCGCGATGGTGCTCGGCCCGATCGCGGTGGGCGTGCTGGCGCTGCTCGTCTTCGTGCTGGCCGAACTGCGCGCCGGCCGCTCGGGCCAGCCGCTGCTGGACCTGGGCCTGCTGCGCAACCGCACCTTCCTCGGCCTGACCCTGGCCGGCCTGCTGCTCACCGCCGCCGCCTTCGCGCAGCTCACCTACACCTCGCTCTGGCTGCAGCAGGTGCTGGACCTCAGCCCGCTCGACGCCGGGCTCGCGGTCTGCCCGCTGGCCCTGGCCGCCTTCGTGGTGGCACTGGTCAGCGGCAAGGTGATGCACCGCTTCGCGCCGCAGCTGCCGATCGGCGTGGGCCTGCTGCTGATCGGCGGCGGCACCCTGCTGCTCGGCCTGGTGTCGGCCGGCTCCGGCTGGGCCGCGCTGCTGCCCGGCCTGCTGGTCACCGGCGTCGGCGTCGGGATGTCCACCCCGCTGCTGATGTCCACCGCGCTGGCGGCGGTGCCGCGCGAGCGGGCCGGGATGGCCAGCGGCGCGATCAACACCGCGCGCCAGCTGGGCTACGCGCTGGGCATCGCGCTGCTCGGCACCATCTTCCAGAACCGGGTGCGGGAGTTCACCGGCCACGCGGTGGGCCGCCCCGACCTGCACGCGGCCTTCGCGGCCGGCCTGGACCGGGTCTTCCTGATCGCGGGCTGCACCGGACTGGTGGCGGGCGTCCTGGTGCTCGCCCTGGTCCGCCGCACGCCCCCGCCCGCCTGGGCCGCCGCCCCGGCCCAGGCGGCGCCGACGGACGCGGTCGCGGCGGCCAGGTCGTAG
- a CDS encoding DUF4132 domain-containing protein, producing the protein MKRWQRLFLLGGEFPRVTGLRHGSPLRPGPLGRALVRAGRQDVLRSRTDGAQDAPATTALLDALPAATRREIALRLQHERTGLVAEDYEWAATVALREAHCGWRPEEVHELFALALKGVDPLHPTTRWLTTESCLELPLAAYEELAPAEREAFHPYLRTLLAVRFGCHTDFHGPDQRPDPEQRAFAERLRALLPTEVDTGTLLPADDPFASAARCGLGATLYQEPALRLLGLCADATELRPDYRWLGRVREALQLAPALKEPLRVLLAAGYGEPTGCPAKAWHAGPPSERGGQLLGALAWAAVVAEDHRAIQHLGLALRCHAGRAMEELPPGAAHFIRAGLAALAALAGESGAGRHRRLLTAQSPAAARLAREELAAVRDLPAGVDLTGLTVPVGAYTAVFVFDPAGSVELRFRNQAGSLLTRVPSQVRERHPARYAALRSRLAELRGQLQTYRGALAERLVSDPGTPAARWRAAFLDSPGPAALTRTLVWEIDGRSGPVRGLPVRRAGSEHWLLRDLAGQVHELADDTLVRLWHPHAGEPAQAEAWRAALAERGLRQPVAQLQEPG; encoded by the coding sequence ATGAAGCGCTGGCAACGACTGTTCCTGCTCGGCGGCGAGTTTCCGCGGGTGACGGGCCTGCGGCACGGCTCTCCGTTGCGGCCCGGCCCGCTCGGCCGGGCGCTGGTGCGGGCCGGACGCCAGGACGTGCTGCGCAGCCGGACCGACGGCGCCCAGGACGCGCCGGCCACCACCGCGCTGCTCGACGCCCTCCCGGCCGCGACCCGCCGCGAGATCGCGCTGCGGCTGCAGCACGAGCGCACCGGCCTGGTGGCCGAGGACTACGAGTGGGCGGCCACCGTCGCGCTGCGCGAGGCACACTGCGGGTGGCGGCCCGAGGAGGTGCACGAGCTCTTCGCGCTGGCCCTCAAGGGCGTCGACCCGCTGCACCCGACCACCCGCTGGCTGACCACGGAGAGCTGCCTCGAACTGCCGCTGGCCGCGTACGAGGAGCTGGCGCCGGCCGAGCGCGAGGCGTTCCACCCCTACCTGCGCACGCTGCTCGCCGTGCGCTTCGGCTGCCACACCGACTTCCACGGCCCCGACCAGCGGCCCGACCCGGAGCAGCGCGCCTTCGCCGAGCGGCTGCGCGCGCTGCTGCCCACCGAGGTCGACACCGGGACGCTACTGCCCGCTGACGACCCGTTCGCGAGCGCGGCCCGCTGCGGGCTCGGTGCCACGCTCTACCAGGAGCCCGCGCTGCGGCTGCTGGGGCTGTGCGCGGACGCGACCGAGCTGCGGCCCGACTACCGCTGGCTCGGCCGGGTCAGGGAGGCGCTGCAGCTCGCTCCCGCGCTCAAGGAGCCCCTTCGGGTGCTGCTGGCCGCCGGGTACGGCGAGCCGACCGGCTGCCCGGCGAAGGCCTGGCACGCGGGCCCGCCGAGCGAGCGCGGCGGGCAGTTGCTGGGTGCGCTGGCCTGGGCGGCGGTGGTCGCCGAGGACCACCGGGCGATCCAGCACCTGGGCCTGGCCCTGCGCTGCCACGCAGGCCGCGCGATGGAGGAACTCCCGCCCGGCGCCGCCCACTTCATCCGTGCCGGGCTCGCCGCGCTGGCCGCCCTGGCCGGCGAGTCGGGTGCGGGCCGGCACCGCCGGCTGCTGACCGCGCAGTCGCCCGCCGCCGCCCGGCTGGCCCGCGAGGAGCTGGCCGCGGTCCGCGACCTGCCCGCCGGGGTCGATCTGACCGGACTCACCGTGCCGGTCGGCGCCTACACGGCGGTCTTCGTCTTCGACCCCGCCGGCTCGGTGGAGCTGCGCTTCCGCAACCAGGCCGGCAGCCTGCTGACCCGGGTCCCCTCCCAGGTCCGCGAGCGCCACCCGGCCCGGTACGCCGCGCTGCGCTCCCGGCTGGCCGAGCTGCGCGGGCAACTCCAGACCTACCGAGGCGCCTTGGCCGAGCGGCTGGTGAGCGACCCGGGGACCCCGGCGGCCCGCTGGCGCGCCGCCTTCCTGGACAGCCCCGGGCCGGCCGCGCTCACCCGGACCCTGGTCTGGGAGATCGACGGCCGGTCAGGCCCGGTGCGGGGCCTGCCGGTGCGCCGCGCCGGCTCCGAGCACTGGCTGCTGCGCGACCTGGCCGGCCAGGTGCACGAACTGGCCGACGACACCCTCGTGCGGCTCTGGCACCCGCACGCCGGCGAGCCCGCGCAGGCCGAGGCCTGGCGGGCGGCGCTGGCCGAACGCGGGCTGCGCCAACCGGTGGCCCAGCTCCAGGAGCCCGGCTGA
- a CDS encoding glycosyl hydrolase family 18 protein has translation MPERATATRQVERPHAARRPFRNATVLATATALIAGAAGIATLAGGTASAASVNLLSNGDFETGTPAGWTCSGGLGSITSTAPHGGSYALAGAASAGDTAQCSQTVAVTPSTAYSFSGWLKGNYAYLGVTGTGTTDTSTWTSNTSWSNLNTTFTTGASTTSVTVWVHGWYGQGTYNADDLALTGPSTGTSSASPSKSASPSQSASPSQSASSSPSQSASPSQSASPSQSASPSQSASPSQSASPSQSASPSRSASPSQSASPTASPSGSPAPGGDGLVSTPAGVSAKVSNNTVTLNWTASTDGGQNGNVPAYYVYSGGNLVATSMGTSVTVSSLQPNTAYTFTVQGYDVAGHSSAQSAPVAATTGALPTGAVKSAYFSQWGIYGNAYYPSSVAASGAASGLNVMTYAFENIDPTNQTCFETIKAADTNDSDPNAGDGAGDAFADYQKSYTSANSVDGTNDAWSQPIKGNFNQLRELKAKNPNLRFTLSIGGWTYSKFFSDVAATDASRKKFVSSCINMFIKGNLPTVSGDASGGTGSAAGIFDGIDIDWEYPASTGGHAGNHTSPADTANYTALLAEFRNELDAYGSSIGKHFLLTAALPSGQDKITNVQTDQIGKYLDYGNIMSYDMHGAWDATGPTNLQDPLYNSPSDPSTPIAPGTEKYTVDNAVNAFINGDPAYGIKGGFPASKLVLGVPFYFRGWTGVPAGSTNGLYQSATGPSAAQSTSQAAGVAFWKELVATGKTGAANVHWDPTTQSSWIYDGTNLFTGDTPQAITARGAYATSKGLGGIFAYSLEADDPSGSLVNAMTSSMK, from the coding sequence ATGCCCGAACGCGCTACCGCCACCCGGCAGGTCGAGCGGCCCCACGCCGCTCGACGGCCCTTCCGCAACGCGACCGTCCTGGCCACCGCCACCGCGCTGATCGCCGGTGCCGCCGGCATCGCCACGCTGGCCGGCGGCACGGCCTCCGCCGCGAGCGTCAACCTGCTGAGCAACGGCGACTTCGAGACCGGCACGCCGGCCGGCTGGACCTGTTCCGGCGGCCTCGGCAGCATCACCAGCACCGCTCCGCACGGCGGCAGTTACGCGCTGGCGGGTGCCGCGAGCGCGGGCGACACCGCGCAGTGCTCGCAGACCGTCGCGGTCACCCCGAGCACCGCCTACAGCTTCTCGGGCTGGCTCAAGGGCAACTACGCCTATCTCGGGGTCACCGGCACCGGCACCACCGACACCAGCACCTGGACCTCCAACACCAGCTGGAGCAACCTCAACACCACCTTCACCACCGGTGCCTCGACCACCTCGGTGACGGTCTGGGTGCACGGCTGGTACGGCCAGGGCACCTACAACGCGGACGACCTGGCGCTGACCGGGCCGAGCACCGGCACCAGCAGCGCCTCGCCCTCGAAGAGCGCCTCGCCGTCGCAGAGCGCGTCCCCGAGCCAGAGCGCCTCCAGCAGCCCCTCGCAGAGCGCCTCCCCCTCGCAGTCGGCCTCGCCGTCGCAGAGCGCCTCGCCGAGCCAGTCCGCCTCGCCCTCGCAGAGCGCCTCCCCCTCGCAGTCGGCCTCGCCGAGCCGGAGCGCGTCCCCGAGCCAGAGCGCCTCGCCCACCGCCTCGCCCAGCGGCAGCCCCGCGCCCGGCGGCGACGGCCTGGTCAGCACCCCGGCCGGGGTCAGCGCGAAGGTCAGCAACAACACCGTCACGCTGAACTGGACCGCCTCCACCGACGGCGGCCAGAACGGCAACGTGCCGGCGTACTACGTCTACTCGGGCGGCAACCTGGTCGCCACCTCGATGGGCACCTCGGTCACCGTCAGCTCGCTGCAGCCGAACACCGCCTACACCTTCACCGTGCAGGGCTACGACGTGGCCGGGCACAGCAGCGCCCAGTCCGCCCCGGTCGCCGCGACCACCGGCGCGCTGCCCACCGGCGCGGTGAAGTCGGCGTACTTCTCGCAGTGGGGCATCTACGGCAACGCCTACTACCCCAGCAGCGTGGCGGCCAGCGGCGCGGCCTCCGGCCTGAACGTGATGACCTACGCGTTCGAGAACATCGACCCGACCAACCAGACCTGCTTCGAGACCATCAAGGCCGCCGACACCAACGACAGCGACCCGAACGCGGGTGACGGCGCGGGCGACGCCTTCGCGGACTACCAGAAGTCGTACACCTCGGCGAACAGCGTCGACGGCACCAACGACGCCTGGAGCCAGCCGATCAAGGGCAACTTCAACCAGCTGCGCGAGCTCAAGGCGAAGAACCCGAACCTGCGCTTCACCCTGTCGATCGGCGGCTGGACCTACTCGAAGTTCTTCTCCGACGTGGCCGCCACCGACGCCTCGCGGAAGAAGTTCGTCTCCTCCTGCATCAACATGTTCATCAAGGGCAACCTGCCCACCGTCTCGGGTGACGCCTCCGGCGGCACCGGTTCGGCCGCGGGCATCTTCGACGGCATCGACATCGACTGGGAGTACCCGGCCTCCACCGGCGGCCACGCCGGCAACCACACCTCGCCCGCCGACACCGCCAACTACACCGCGCTGCTCGCCGAGTTCCGCAACGAGCTGGACGCCTACGGCAGCAGCATCGGCAAGCACTTCCTGCTGACCGCGGCGCTGCCGAGCGGCCAGGACAAGATCACCAACGTCCAGACCGACCAGATCGGCAAGTACCTGGACTACGGCAACATCATGAGCTACGACATGCACGGTGCCTGGGACGCGACCGGCCCCACCAACCTGCAGGACCCGCTCTACAACAGCCCGAGCGATCCGAGCACCCCGATCGCCCCCGGCACCGAGAAGTACACCGTGGACAACGCGGTCAACGCCTTCATCAACGGCGACCCGGCGTACGGGATCAAGGGTGGCTTCCCGGCCTCCAAGCTGGTGCTGGGCGTGCCGTTCTACTTCCGCGGCTGGACCGGCGTCCCGGCCGGCAGCACCAACGGCCTCTACCAGAGCGCGACCGGCCCGTCCGCCGCGCAGAGCACCAGCCAGGCGGCCGGCGTGGCCTTCTGGAAGGAGCTGGTGGCCACCGGCAAGACCGGTGCGGCCAACGTGCACTGGGACCCGACCACGCAGAGCTCGTGGATCTACGACGGCACCAACCTCTTCACCGGTGACACCCCGCAGGCCATCACCGCCCGCGGCGCGTACGCCACCAGCAAGGGCCTGGGCGGCATCTTCGCCTACTCGCTGGAGGCCGACGACCCGTCGGGCAGCCTGGTCAACGCGATGACCAGCAGCATGAAGTAG
- a CDS encoding LysR family transcriptional regulator, giving the protein MNDLAIRELRILVAVERAGSFTAAAEALGLTQSAVSHAVSACERKIGTVLFDRGRHGARPTAAGVRAAAHARRILRLLDALPDEARGASTQVLSGPLRIAAFRTAAVHLLPTVLSRIKAAHPGLAPEVRIVPEVGRGTAGEVQDGRADLGIATLSGSYRLPEGLVAGELFEEAYSLVHPAGHTDPRTLPLIDWTENCSSYTREWWAVQDWLPATRLDAGEDSVVLSMVAGGMGMAVMPRLALLDAPATVAVTDLGAERPTRTVGYVTTPELARTLGVRALIRELRGAAAAGVAA; this is encoded by the coding sequence GTGAACGACCTCGCCATCCGCGAGCTGCGGATCCTTGTCGCCGTCGAGCGCGCGGGCAGCTTCACCGCCGCCGCCGAGGCGCTGGGGCTGACCCAGTCCGCCGTCTCCCACGCCGTCAGCGCCTGCGAGCGCAAGATCGGCACGGTCCTCTTCGACCGCGGCCGGCACGGCGCCCGCCCCACCGCGGCCGGGGTGCGCGCGGCGGCCCACGCCCGCCGGATCCTGCGGCTGCTGGACGCGCTGCCCGACGAGGCGCGCGGCGCGAGCACCCAGGTGCTCAGCGGTCCGCTGCGGATCGCCGCCTTCCGCACCGCCGCCGTCCACCTGCTGCCCACCGTGCTGAGCCGGATCAAGGCCGCCCACCCGGGCCTGGCCCCCGAGGTGCGGATCGTCCCCGAGGTCGGGCGCGGCACCGCCGGCGAGGTCCAGGACGGCCGGGCCGACCTCGGCATCGCCACCCTGAGCGGCAGTTACCGGCTGCCGGAGGGCCTGGTGGCCGGAGAGCTCTTCGAGGAGGCCTACTCGCTGGTCCACCCCGCAGGGCACACCGACCCGCGCACCCTGCCGCTGATCGACTGGACCGAGAACTGCTCCTCCTACACGCGGGAGTGGTGGGCGGTCCAGGACTGGCTGCCCGCCACCCGGCTGGACGCCGGCGAGGACAGCGTGGTGCTCTCCATGGTGGCGGGCGGGATGGGGATGGCGGTGATGCCCCGGCTCGCGCTGCTGGACGCGCCCGCCACGGTGGCGGTGACCGACCTGGGCGCGGAGCGGCCCACCCGGACGGTGGGTTACGTGACCACCCCGGAGCTGGCACGGACGCTGGGTGTGCGGGCGCTGATCCGCGAGCTGCGCGGCGCGGCGGCGGCGGGCGTGGCGGCATGA
- a CDS encoding pentapeptide repeat-containing protein, whose translation MPESTALTGDCANCFGLCCVALPFTASADFAVTKEAGKPCRNLQADFRCGIHTRLRQQGFAGCTVYDCFGAGQRVSQVTFGGADWRQAPGTAGQMFAVFPVVRQLHELLWYLAEALTLAPAAELRPELRELLAATEALAAGTDAAALLALDLPAHRGRVNTLLLRAGELVRATVPGKKRDRRGADLIGAKLAGASLRGADLRGAYLIAADLTRADLRTADLIGADLRDTRLHGADLTGAFFLTQPQLNAAKGDAATKLPAGLTRPSHW comes from the coding sequence GTGCCCGAGTCCACCGCCCTGACCGGCGACTGCGCCAACTGCTTCGGCCTGTGCTGCGTCGCGCTGCCCTTCACGGCCTCCGCGGACTTCGCGGTCACCAAGGAGGCGGGCAAGCCCTGCCGCAACCTGCAGGCCGACTTCCGCTGCGGGATCCACACCCGGCTGCGGCAGCAGGGCTTCGCCGGCTGCACGGTCTACGACTGCTTCGGCGCCGGGCAGCGGGTCTCCCAGGTCACCTTCGGCGGCGCCGACTGGCGCCAGGCACCGGGGACCGCGGGCCAGATGTTCGCGGTCTTCCCGGTGGTGCGCCAGCTGCACGAGTTGCTCTGGTACCTCGCCGAGGCGCTCACCCTCGCCCCGGCGGCCGAGCTGCGCCCCGAGCTGCGTGAGCTGCTGGCCGCCACCGAGGCGCTGGCCGCCGGCACCGACGCCGCCGCCCTGCTCGCACTGGACCTGCCCGCCCACCGCGGCCGGGTCAACACGCTGCTGCTGCGGGCAGGTGAGCTGGTGCGGGCCACCGTGCCGGGCAAGAAGCGCGACCGCCGCGGCGCCGACCTGATCGGCGCCAAGCTCGCCGGTGCCTCGCTGCGCGGCGCCGACCTGCGCGGCGCCTACCTGATCGCCGCCGACCTGACCCGGGCCGATCTGCGCACCGCGGACCTGATCGGCGCCGACCTGCGTGACACCAGGCTGCACGGCGCCGACCTCACCGGCGCCTTCTTCCTCACCCAGCCCCAGCTCAACGCCGCCAAGGGCGACGCGGCCACCAAGCTCCCGGCCGGCCTCACCCGCCCGTCGCACTGGTAG